One stretch of Tenrec ecaudatus isolate mTenEca1 chromosome 18, mTenEca1.hap1, whole genome shotgun sequence DNA includes these proteins:
- the ZNF526 gene encoding zinc finger protein 526, whose product MAEVVAEMMTQASPEVVEMPTPMAEELMAMAGEVTEMTAGEALASSLFFQHHQFMCSECGSLYDTLEEVLAHQEQHGPPAVPEEEEGAALSVPEAGLEQGTEEGPFQCGECSQLILSPGQLLAHQDAHLRESASQIQYQCGDCQELFPSPELWVAHRKAQHLAATVTAEPPAPPPSPPGAPLSVAPLPPPPEVKMEPYECPECSTLCATPEEFLEHQGTHFDSLDKEEHNGLEEEGADDDEEETGEEGAMAAEQGEDAVGGAECTTSQAQGGGDCPQHWASTETHPRHQRASRGPAAAAHPFHCSQCQRSFSSANRLLAHGRAHVGGTHECATCSKVFKKAASLEQHLQLHRGEARYLCVDCGRGFGTELTLVAHRRAHTANPLHRCRCGKTFSNMTKFLYHRRTHAGKSGAPSPVAPAEPAPAEPAPLPPAPPTQLPCPQCSKSFASASRLSRHRRAVHGPPERRHRCGVCGKGFKKLVHVRNHLRTHTGERPFQCHSCGKTFASLANLSRHQLTHTGARPYQCLDCGKRFTQSSNLQQHRRLHLRPVAFTRAPRLSLASLYNKSPYYCGTCGRWFRALAGLRLHQRVHARGRTAAPPPPRPPSPAIPLPPEPQQTIMCTELGETIAVIETSQPLALEATLQLCQAALGASEAGGLLQLDSTTFV is encoded by the coding sequence ATGGCGGAGGTGGTGGCCGAGATGATGACACAGGCGTCGCCCGAGGTGGTGGAGATGCCCACGCCGATGGCAGAGGAGCTGATGGCCATGGCGGGGGAGGTGACGGAGATGACAGCCGGGGAGGCCTTGGCCTCGTCCCTCTTCTTCCAGCACCACCAGTTCATGTGCTCCGAGTGTGGCAGCCTCTATGACACCCTCGAGGAGGTCCTCGCCCACCAGGAGCAGCACGGGCCCCCAGCAGtcccagaggaggaggagggggccgCGCTGAGCGTCCCGGAGGCAGGCCTGGAGCAGGGCACCGAGGAGGGGCCCTTCCAGTGCGGCGAGTGCAGCCAGCTCATCCTCTCCCCCGGCCAGCTTCTGGCCCACCAGGACGCCCACCTCCGAGAGTCCGCAAGCCAGATCCAGTACCAGTGTGGGGATTGCCAGGAGCTGTTCCCCTCGCCTGAGCTGTGGGTGGCCCATCGCAAGGCCCAGCATCTTGCCGCCACTGTCACCGCTGAGCCTCCAGCACCGCCACCCTCGCCTCCCGGGGCCCCGCTGTCGGTGGCCCCTCTGCCACCGCCACCCGAGGTCAAGATGGAGCCCTATGAGTGCCCTGAGTGCTCCACCCTCTGCGCCACTCCGGAGGAGTTCTTGGAGCACCAGGGCACCCATTTTGACTCCCTGGATAAGGAGGAACACAACGGGCTGGAAGAGGAGGGGGCCGACGACGATGAAGAGGAGACAGGGGAGGAAGGGGCGATGGCAGCCGAGCAGGGTGAGGATGCTGTGGGAGGTGCCGAGTGCACCACCAGCCAGGCCCAGGGCGGTGGGGACTGTCCCCAGCACTGGGCCTCCACAGAGACCCACCCGCGCCACCAGCGGGCATCTCGAGGCCCGGCAGCGGCCGCCCACCCCTTCCACTGCAGCCAGTGCCAGCGCAGCTTCAGCTCAGCCAACCGGCTGCTGGCCCACGGGCGGGCCCACGTGGGGGGCACCCACGAGTGCGCCACCTGCTCCAAGGTCTTCAAGAAGGCCGCCTCCCTGGAGCAGCACCTGCAGCTGCACCGTGGCGAGGCCCGCTACCTCTGCGTGGACTGTGGCCGCGGCTTTGGCACGGAGCTCACCCTGGTGGCCCATCGCAGGGCCCACACCGCCAACCCCCTGCACCGCTGCCGCTGCGGCAAGACTTTCAGCAACATGACCAAGTTTCTCTACCACCGGCGCACCCACGCCGGAAAGAGCGGCGCCCCAAGCCCTGTAGCTCCGGCCGAGCCAGCCCCTGCCGAGCCGGCGCCCCTGCCCCCTGCGCCGCCCACCCAGCTGCCCTGCCCTCAGTGCTCCAAGTCCTTCGCCTCCGCCTCCCGCCTGTCCCGGCACCGCCGCGCAGTCCACGGGCCCCCCGAGCGTCGGCACCGCTGTGGCGTGTGTGGCAAGGGCTTCAAGAAGCTAGTTCATGTGCGCAACCACTTGCGGACGCACACGGGGGAGAGGCCCTTCCAGTGCCACTCTTGTGGCAAGACCTTTGCTTCTCTGGCCAACCTCAGCCGCCACCAGCTGACCCACACTGGCGCGCGTCCCTACCAGTGCCTGGACTGCGGCAAGCGCTTCACACAGAGCTCCAACCTGCAGCAGCACCGGCGCCTGCACCTGCGGCCGGTTGCCTTCACCCGGGCCCCCCGCCTCTCCCTCGCCAGCCTCTACAACAAGAGCCCGTACTACTGCGGGACCTGCGGCCGCTGGTTTCGAGCCCTGGCTGGCCTGCGCCTACACCAGCGGGTCCATGCCCGTGGCCGGACTGCTGCCCCGCCACCGCCCCGGCCGCCATCCCCCGCCATCCCACTGCCCCCGGAGCCCCAGCAGACCATTATGTGCACTGAGCTGGGGGAGACCATCGCTGTCATCGAGACGTCCCAACCCCTGGCCCTGGAGGCCACCCTACAGCTGTGCCAGGCCGCCCTGGGGGCCAGCGAGGCAGGCGGGCTGTTGCAGCTAGACTCGACGACCTTTGTGTGA
- the GSK3A gene encoding glycogen synthase kinase-3 alpha: MSGSGPSGGGPGGSGRARTSSFAEPGGGGGGGGGGPGGSASGPGGSGGGKASVGAMGGGVGTSSSGGGPGGSGGGSSGGPGTGTSFPPPGVKLGRDSGKVTTVVATLGQGPERSQEVAYTDIKVIGNGSFGVVYQARLAETGELVAIKKVLQDKRFKNRELQIMRKLDHCNIVRLRYFFYSSGEKKDELYLNLVLEYVPETVYRVARHFTKAKLTIPVIYVKVYMYQLFRSLAYIHSQGVCHRDIKPQNLLVDPDTAVLKLCDFGSAKQLVRGEPNVSYICSRYYRAPELIFGATDYTSSIDVWSAGCVLAELLLGQPIFPGDSGVDQLVEIIKVLGTPTREQIREMNPNYTEFKFPQIKAHPWTKVFKSRTPPEAIALCSSLLEYTPSSRLSPLEACAHSFFDELRSPGTQLPNNRPLPPLFNFSPGELSIQPSLNAILIPPHLRSPAGSAALTSSSQALGEPRLGSERQSTDATASLSSSS; the protein is encoded by the exons ATGAGCGGCAGCGGGCCTTCAGGGGGCGGCCCTGGGGGCTCGGGCCGGGCGCGGACCAGCTCGTTCGCGGaaccgggcggcggcggcggcggcggtggcggcggccccGGGGGCTCGGCCTCCGGTccgggcggcagcggcggcgggaaGGCGTCGGTCGGGGCCATGGGCGGGGGCGTGGGGACCTCGAGCTCCGGGGGTGGCCCCGGCGGCAGCGGTGGAGGAAGCAGCGGCGGCCCCGGCACGGGCACCAGCTTCCCGCCGCCTGGAGTCAAGCTGGGCC GTGACAGCGGGAAAGTGACCACAGTAGTAGCCACCCTAGGCCAGGGCCCAGAGCGCTCCCAGGAGGTGGCTTACACAGACATCAAGGTGATTGGCAATGGCTCTTTTGGGGTCGTGTACCAGGCACGACTGGCCGAGACTGGGGAGCTGGTGGCCATCAAGAAGGTTCTCCAGGACAAGAGGTTCAAG AACCGGGAGCTGCAGATTATGCGGAAGCTGGACCACTGCAACATTGTCAGGCTGCGCTACTTCTTCTACTCCAGTGGGGAGAAG AAAGACGAGCTTTACCTCAACCTGGTGCTGGAGTATGTGCCCGAGACCGTGTACCGGGTGGCCCGCCACTTCACCAAGGCCAAGTTGACTATCCCTGTCATTTATGTCAAG GTGTACATGTACCAGCTCTTCCGGAGCCTGGCCTACATCCACTCCCAGGGCGTGTGCCACCGTGACATCAAGCCCCAGAACCTGCTGGTGGACCCCGACACCGCCGTGCTCAAGCTCTGTGACTTTGGCAG tGCCAAGCAGCTGGTCCGGGGAGAACCCAACGTCTCTTATATCTGCTCTCGCTACTACCGGGCCCCTGAGCTCATCTTCGGAGCCACGGATTACACCTCGTCCATTG ATGTGTGGTCAGCAGGCTGTGTGCTGGCCGAGCTCCTTCTGGGCCAACCCATCTTTCCTGGGGACAGTGGGGTGGACCAGCTGGTGGAGATCATCAAG GTGCTGGGAACACCCACCCGGGAACAGATCCGAGAGATGAACCCCAACTACACAGAGTTCAAGTTCCCCCAGATTAAAGCCCATCCCTGGACAAAG gtgtTTAAATCTCGAACCCCGCCCGAGGCCATCGCGCTCTGCTCGAGCCTGCTGGAGTACACGCCGTCCTCCCGGCTCTCCCCGCTCGAGGCCTGCGCCCACAGCTTCTTTGATGAACTGCGAAGTCCTGGAACCCAACTCCCTAACAACCGCCCACTACCCCCGCTCTTCAACTTCAGCCCTGGCG AACTCTCCATCCAACCATCTCTCAATGCCATTCTCATCCCTCCTCACCTGAGATCCCCTGCTGGCTCGGCTGCCCTCACCTCCTCCTCACAAG CTTTAGGTGAGCCCCGACTGGGCTCCGAGCGGCAGTCTACTGATGCCACAGCCTCCCTCAGCAGTTCTTCCTGA